In Alphaproteobacteria bacterium, one DNA window encodes the following:
- a CDS encoding type II secretion system F family protein codes for MKRAVPRTRLSHASALLLYRHMDESYRAGLPLTEALQALALGDHGDPVLAGAARLLATDVAAGRPLSEAARRHSRLFDPLDAAILAAGEAGGAMDESLSQLAQAAQTRHERERQLRQSLRYPIIAGTLTLAACGFLLLVVVPQVETFLVGLGGTLPWATRLLLQVTQAAQTILPILLTLTMFLALGWKLAPRLWPSLAMERDGWALRVPGLGIVLHRMAWARVAQALALLLRSGFGVTQALDLARATAGNRAVAARLAVAGEDVRHGAPLSLALSRVRGAPALLVTLVRSGEQSGRLPPMLTQAARLQEQDAQHRTQQLIGMIEPSMVLVLGGLLAWVVAAVWGPLYGQMAMMGGGM; via the coding sequence ATGAAACGCGCCGTGCCAAGGACGCGGCTTTCCCATGCCAGCGCCTTGCTGCTGTATCGGCATATGGACGAATCCTATCGCGCCGGTCTGCCTTTGACCGAGGCCTTGCAGGCTCTGGCCTTGGGCGATCATGGCGATCCGGTCTTGGCGGGTGCCGCGCGTCTATTGGCGACGGATGTGGCGGCGGGGCGTCCTTTGTCCGAGGCGGCGCGGCGTCATTCCCGGCTTTTCGATCCCCTGGATGCCGCCATCTTGGCCGCCGGCGAGGCGGGCGGCGCGATGGATGAATCGCTCTCCCAATTGGCGCAGGCGGCGCAAACCCGTCACGAACGGGAACGGCAATTGCGGCAAAGCTTGCGCTATCCCATCATCGCCGGGACTTTGACTCTTGCCGCTTGCGGCTTCTTGCTGCTGGTGGTGGTGCCTCAGGTCGAGACTTTTTTGGTCGGGCTGGGCGGTACCTTGCCATGGGCCACACGTCTTTTGTTGCAGGTAACGCAAGCCGCCCAGACGATTCTGCCCATATTATTGACGCTGACGATGTTTCTGGCGCTGGGATGGAAATTGGCCCCTCGACTGTGGCCGTCTCTGGCCATGGAACGCGATGGCTGGGCCTTGCGTGTGCCTGGATTGGGGATCGTGCTGCATCGTATGGCATGGGCGCGGGTCGCTCAAGCCTTGGCCCTGTTGTTGCGCAGCGGGTTCGGGGTGACCCAGGCACTGGACCTGGCGCGGGCCACGGCGGGCAATCGGGCCGTGGCGGCGCGTTTGGCCGTAGCGGGCGAGGATGTGCGCCATGGCGCGCCGCTTTCCCTGGCGTTGTCACGAGTCCGTGGCGCGCCAGCCCTTTTGGTCACCTTGGTGCGCAGTGGCGAGCAATCGGGGCGTTTGCCGCCGATGCTGACCCAGGCCGCGCGTTTGCAAGAACAAGACGCCCAGCACCGCACTCAACAATTGATCGGGATGATCGAGCCGAGCATGGTGTTGGTCCTTGGCGGCTTGTTGGCCTGGGTGGTCGCGGCGGTATGGGGGCCTCTTTACGGCCAGATGGCCATGATGGGCGGGGGAATGTGA
- a CDS encoding type II/IV secretion system protein has product MAGGAKLPEQDWEWITAPGLEDPGSGWSVPVLAEGLLRRAVREGASDLHGEPGAHDVSIRLRCSGELTELKRVSRDIWPSLVQRLKLLAGLDIADQRRPQDGGWSLNVDHRSIDIRLSTMPTLHGEAVVARLLERDRALLSLDQLGFSPHVLRALRRVLAQPWGLTVFTGPTGSGKTTSLYALLHELTGENLSLLTLEDPIEYRLDGLRQTAINEAAGLSFAVGLRALLRQDPDVILIGEIRDGETARLALRAALSGKRVLTTLHAGDTLGVMPRLLELGLERSLLAGALCGVVSQRLVRKRGGQERVAVGEVLEIDESLRDLILAGAPRAAWRQALARMGFVHLAEDAQMRLTAGELDPDSLARVLDVTPQEAAA; this is encoded by the coding sequence GTGGCTGGTGGAGCCAAATTGCCGGAACAGGATTGGGAATGGATCACCGCGCCGGGATTGGAGGATCCAGGATCGGGTTGGTCGGTCCCTGTGCTGGCCGAAGGATTGTTGCGCCGGGCCGTGCGTGAGGGCGCGTCGGATCTGCATGGCGAACCGGGAGCGCATGACGTGTCGATCCGTTTACGCTGTTCGGGCGAATTGACGGAGCTTAAACGCGTATCGCGCGATATCTGGCCCAGCTTGGTGCAGCGTTTGAAATTATTGGCGGGGCTCGATATCGCGGACCAAAGACGACCTCAAGACGGCGGATGGAGTCTGAACGTCGATCATCGAAGCATTGATATCCGCCTGTCCACCATGCCGACATTGCATGGAGAGGCGGTTGTGGCGCGTTTGCTGGAGCGCGACCGCGCCTTGTTGTCCCTGGATCAACTGGGGTTCAGCCCTCATGTCTTGCGAGCCTTGCGCCGAGTCTTGGCCCAGCCATGGGGACTGACGGTGTTCACAGGTCCCACAGGCAGCGGCAAAACGACCTCGCTTTACGCCTTGTTGCACGAATTGACGGGCGAGAATTTAAGCCTGCTGACTCTCGAAGACCCCATCGAATACCGCCTGGACGGCCTGCGTCAAACGGCCATCAACGAGGCGGCGGGGTTAAGCTTTGCCGTCGGATTGCGTGCCTTGTTGCGTCAGGACCCTGATGTGATCTTGATCGGTGAAATCCGCGACGGCGAAACCGCGCGTCTGGCCTTGCGCGCGGCGCTTTCGGGCAAACGTGTGCTGACGACCTTGCATGCGGGCGACACGCTGGGCGTCATGCCGCGCCTTTTAGAACTGGGATTGGAACGCAGCCTATTGGCGGGGGCGTTGTGCGGCGTGGTCAGTCAACGCCTGGTGCGCAAGCGCGGCGGTCAAGAACGCGTGGCGGTGGGCGAAGTGCTGGAGATCGACGAATCCTTGCGCGATTTGATCCTTGCGGGCGCGCCGCGCGCGGCGTGGCGGCAGGCTTTGGCCCGAATGGGCTTTGTGCATTTGGCCGAGGACGCCCAAATGCGGTTGACGGCGGGAGAGCTGGATCCCGACAGCCTGGCGCGTGTCTTGGATGTGACACCGCAAGAGGCGGCCGCATGA
- a CDS encoding lytic murein transglycosylase has translation MAALVTPASARESSATGGQIEVTPFDSWLSGLRQQALAEGLPPLLVTTALSGAAPLPRVIELDQAQPEGRLPTSVYMRRILTPAFKEQGQQKMLAHQATLRAVSQRWGVPAGVVVALWGIETRYGRLTGGFPVFGALTTLAYEGRRASYFRQELMQALRLAAQERLDPLQMTGSWAGAMGQVQFMPTTFIRFAVDGDGDGHRDIWRSTPDALASAANYLVAEGWQPGQGWGRRVKLPAKLPHGVIGLESTKTLAEWQRLGVRTSTGGALPQAAGLRASLIQPDGPGTSTWLVYPNFRVLMRWNRSTSFALTAGEMSDYLSGAGNGVKSTATKNKKTKQAHSKAARPKH, from the coding sequence ATGGCCGCCTTGGTAACCCCCGCTTCGGCTCGAGAATCCAGCGCCACCGGCGGCCAGATTGAGGTAACGCCCTTTGATTCCTGGTTGTCGGGGCTGCGACAACAGGCATTGGCCGAAGGTCTGCCGCCGCTTTTGGTGACCACGGCCCTAAGCGGGGCGGCCCCCTTGCCGCGCGTGATCGAGTTGGATCAGGCCCAACCCGAAGGCCGTCTGCCCACATCCGTCTATATGCGCCGCATTTTGACTCCCGCCTTCAAAGAACAGGGTCAACAAAAGATGCTCGCGCATCAGGCCACCTTGCGCGCCGTCAGCCAGCGTTGGGGTGTCCCTGCCGGCGTGGTGGTGGCTTTGTGGGGAATCGAAACGCGCTATGGACGCCTCACCGGCGGTTTTCCCGTATTCGGCGCGTTGACGACCTTGGCTTATGAGGGGCGCCGCGCATCCTATTTCCGGCAAGAGCTGATGCAGGCCCTGCGTCTGGCGGCGCAAGAACGGCTGGACCCTTTGCAAATGACCGGCTCATGGGCAGGCGCGATGGGGCAGGTGCAGTTCATGCCCACCACCTTCATCCGTTTCGCCGTGGACGGCGATGGCGATGGCCACCGCGATATCTGGCGCAGCACGCCCGACGCCTTGGCCTCGGCCGCCAATTATCTGGTCGCAGAAGGCTGGCAACCGGGCCAAGGATGGGGCCGGCGCGTCAAACTTCCCGCGAAACTGCCCCATGGCGTGATTGGTCTGGAAAGCACAAAGACCCTGGCCGAATGGCAGCGTTTGGGTGTGCGGACCAGCACTGGCGGTGCCTTACCGCAAGCCGCAGGCCTACGCGCCAGCCTGATCCAACCCGACGGTCCCGGCACGAGTACTTGGTTGGTTTATCCGAATTTCCGTGTCTTGATGCGCTGGAACAGATCCACCTCCTTCGCCCTGACGGCGGGCGAGATGTCGGATTATCTAAGCGGGGCGGGGAATGGTGTGAAATCCACTGCCACAAAAAACAAGAAAACTAAACAGGCCCATTCGAAAGCCGCGCGACCAAAGCATTGA
- a CDS encoding diguanylate cyclase, with the protein MTALPPEQLLSRLDAALEDHLAWFAHWHRKALNLESASTAPAAARIESPSVFLHWLRQSASSMALDSAPVEDVAKRYEALHNKATATQASGEMAGPAYDDLTQEFSGLLRALRHLEKQLIQATAGLDPLTGVKSRFGFLQDIEREQKRFERGGPSFCLAVIEMNGMDEAQKAFGQEAADRILLQTTNLIRQQVRSFDDMYRLDSLEFVLVLKGAAMTEAAKAMERVRIAVQAQPVPMATGEVARITLVGGLASAQTGTSIEAILQAAQQALQAAKEAGGNQILAHMSE; encoded by the coding sequence ATGACTGCACTGCCTCCCGAACAACTCTTATCCCGCCTGGATGCCGCCCTAGAAGACCATTTGGCATGGTTCGCCCATTGGCACCGCAAGGCCTTGAATCTGGAATCGGCGTCCACCGCGCCTGCCGCCGCGCGCATCGAATCGCCCAGCGTGTTCTTGCATTGGCTACGCCAATCGGCCAGCAGCATGGCTCTCGATTCCGCGCCGGTCGAAGATGTGGCGAAGCGTTACGAAGCCTTGCACAACAAAGCCACGGCGACCCAGGCCAGCGGCGAGATGGCTGGCCCCGCTTATGACGATTTGACTCAGGAATTCTCGGGATTGCTGCGCGCCTTGCGCCATCTGGAAAAGCAGCTGATCCAAGCCACGGCGGGGCTGGACCCCCTAACAGGGGTCAAATCGCGTTTTGGCTTCTTGCAGGATATTGAGCGCGAACAGAAACGCTTTGAACGCGGCGGACCGTCTTTTTGCCTGGCCGTGATCGAGATGAACGGTATGGACGAAGCTCAAAAGGCATTTGGCCAGGAAGCCGCCGACCGCATCCTGCTTCAAACCACGAATCTGATCCGCCAGCAAGTCCGTTCTTTCGACGACATGTACCGTCTGGACAGCTTAGAATTCGTGTTGGTGCTCAAGGGTGCGGCCATGACCGAAGCGGCCAAGGCGATGGAGCGTGTGCGTATCGCCGTACAGGCCCAACCGGTGCCGATGGCCACGGGCGAAGTGGCGCGCATTACCCTGGTCGGCGGCTTGGCCAGCGCCCAAACCGGCACCTCGATCGAGGCCATCTTGCAAGCCGCGCAACAGGCCCTGCAGGCCGCCAAGGAAGCCGGTGGTAATCAGATTCTCGCCCATATGTCGGAATAG
- a CDS encoding PilT/PilU family type 4a pilus ATPase: MNEETARQCLDVILGEALARKASDVHLACGQPPLVRVDGDMVRLEQPPCDAPMLDALMDVLLQGGPHREAWGSGADCDAALTWANRLRVRVNAYRTLDGACAALRLIPLDVPEWSSLGVPEKLMTLTQRRQGLILIAGPTGSGKSTTLAALVQHLHQTQAGHILTIEDPIEFVHGPGRGLISQREVGLHTPDFASALRMALRETPDVIVIGDMRDRTTFSQALRAAETGHLVLGTLHAPSAARTVDRILDAFEGAERSSAALSLSGCLSAILVQRLVRRKGGGRVALHELLLATPAVRSMIRDSHVAQLPAAIETGRSVGMQSIAEAAARLVANGTLDMATAQMVNGA; the protein is encoded by the coding sequence ATGAATGAAGAAACCGCGCGGCAATGTTTGGACGTGATCCTTGGCGAGGCCTTGGCACGTAAGGCCAGCGATGTGCATCTGGCATGCGGCCAGCCCCCTTTGGTGCGCGTGGATGGAGATATGGTCCGCCTGGAACAGCCGCCTTGCGATGCGCCGATGTTGGACGCCTTGATGGATGTGTTGCTTCAAGGAGGACCGCACCGCGAAGCTTGGGGCTCGGGCGCTGACTGCGACGCGGCCTTGACTTGGGCCAACAGGTTGCGTGTGCGCGTGAACGCCTATCGTACATTGGACGGAGCGTGCGCCGCGTTGCGGTTGATCCCTCTGGATGTGCCGGAATGGTCGTCTTTGGGGGTTCCGGAAAAGCTGATGACCTTGACGCAACGTCGCCAGGGCTTAATCTTGATCGCAGGTCCCACAGGCAGCGGCAAAAGCACGACATTGGCGGCTTTGGTTCAGCATCTTCATCAGACGCAAGCGGGCCATATCCTGACCATCGAGGATCCCATCGAATTCGTGCATGGCCCGGGGCGCGGCCTGATCAGCCAGCGCGAAGTGGGTTTGCATACGCCGGATTTCGCCTCGGCGCTGCGTATGGCTTTGCGCGAGACGCCCGATGTCATCGTGATTGGCGATATGCGCGACCGCACGACTTTCAGCCAAGCACTGCGTGCGGCTGAAACGGGGCATCTGGTGCTGGGGACGTTGCATGCGCCCAGCGCCGCCCGCACCGTGGATCGTATCTTGGATGCTTTCGAGGGGGCCGAGCGCTCCAGCGCCGCCTTGTCCCTGTCAGGCTGCCTATCGGCCATTTTGGTGCAACGTCTGGTGCGCCGCAAAGGCGGCGGTCGCGTGGCCTTGCACGAATTGTTGCTTGCTACCCCCGCTGTGCGCAGCATGATCCGGGATTCCCATGTGGCGCAATTGCCAGCCGCCATCGAGACGGGCCGCTCGGTGGGAATGCAAAGCATTGCGGAGGCCGCCGCGCGTCTGGTGGCCAACGGCACGCTGGACATGGCCACCGCCCAGATGGTGAACGGAGCTTAG
- a CDS encoding methyltransferase domain-containing protein, translating into MHADVIEWGAFYASPTGRASRMLLARAIARLWPDVPAPGQRMMGLGYALPYLDSWRAGPAERVLAFMPAGQGVTAWPQGSMGNRGNAACLVDENQLPLADASVDRILAIHALEGAAQPQAMLQECWRVLSGQGSLLLVVTNRHGLWARAEQLPFGHGSPYSLHQAMHALQDALLIPRQTCHALHAPPALIASSFWEELGARVIPALAGMILIEASKQTWVPARRVGLPARQRLPLVPATLPHSCSGRDGAA; encoded by the coding sequence ATGCATGCAGATGTCATCGAATGGGGCGCGTTCTACGCCAGCCCAACAGGCCGGGCCAGCCGGATGTTATTGGCGCGCGCCATAGCGCGGCTGTGGCCGGACGTGCCCGCTCCCGGTCAGCGCATGATGGGGCTGGGCTATGCCCTGCCATATCTGGATTCATGGCGCGCCGGTCCGGCCGAGCGGGTCTTGGCCTTTATGCCTGCCGGACAGGGCGTCACGGCCTGGCCGCAAGGATCTATGGGGAATCGTGGCAATGCCGCCTGTCTGGTGGATGAAAATCAGTTGCCCCTTGCCGATGCCAGCGTCGATCGAATCCTGGCGATCCATGCTTTGGAAGGCGCGGCCCAACCCCAGGCCATGTTGCAAGAATGCTGGCGGGTGCTGAGCGGTCAAGGAAGCCTGTTGTTGGTTGTTACCAATCGGCATGGGTTGTGGGCGCGGGCCGAGCAGTTGCCTTTTGGCCACGGCAGTCCTTATTCTTTGCATCAAGCCATGCACGCCTTGCAAGACGCCCTGCTGATCCCACGTCAGACATGCCATGCCTTGCACGCGCCGCCTGCCCTGATCGCTTCGTCTTTTTGGGAGGAGTTGGGCGCACGGGTGATTCCGGCTTTGGCGGGCATGATCTTGATCGAAGCCAGCAAGCAGACTTGGGTGCCAGCCCGCCGCGTTGGCTTACCGGCACGTCAAAGACTGCCTTTGGTTCCCGCGACTCTGCCTCATTCCTGTAGCGGACGGGATGGCGCGGCATGA
- a CDS encoding type II secretion system protein, whose product MRRGQKGFILAEMALAVVIAGTMLAAILPLVTQARRGQGQTQTRATMELVTRAVAAYAATHHCLPCPAVPGASGAAFGALGTPAGQACGICAGAEGLVPFQALGLPLAAARDGWGVWLTMRVDPALTGDICRDPAPKDATARVRVKDGGMQEAALVLLSHGANGYGAWIAGPKTAAQSATRLGFPAQLAPCANGGDERCNADGDRDFVDADIALGNSRYDDVLSYWGRDILLGYAGAPPCHTAW is encoded by the coding sequence ATGAGGCGTGGGCAAAAAGGCTTTATTTTGGCCGAGATGGCTTTGGCCGTGGTGATCGCCGGAACGATGCTGGCCGCCATCTTGCCGCTCGTCACTCAAGCGAGACGTGGTCAAGGCCAGACCCAGACTCGCGCCACGATGGAGCTTGTGACGCGGGCGGTGGCGGCCTATGCCGCCACGCATCATTGTCTGCCTTGTCCGGCTGTGCCGGGCGCAAGCGGCGCGGCTTTCGGCGCTTTGGGCACTCCTGCGGGCCAAGCCTGCGGGATATGTGCGGGTGCCGAGGGGCTCGTACCTTTTCAGGCTTTGGGTCTGCCTTTGGCGGCGGCTCGAGATGGTTGGGGAGTTTGGCTGACGATGCGCGTCGATCCGGCCTTGACGGGCGATATCTGCCGCGATCCCGCGCCCAAAGACGCCACGGCGCGGGTGCGCGTTAAAGATGGCGGCATGCAAGAGGCAGCATTGGTGTTGCTGAGCCATGGAGCCAACGGCTATGGCGCTTGGATCGCGGGGCCAAAGACTGCGGCGCAATCGGCCACGCGCCTGGGATTTCCGGCGCAGCTTGCTCCATGCGCGAATGGCGGCGACGAACGCTGCAACGCCGATGGCGATCGTGATTTTGTGGATGCGGATATCGCTTTAGGGAATAGTCGTTACGATGATGTATTAAGCTACTGGGGGCGCGACATTCTGCTCGGTTACGCGGGTGCGCCACCATGTCATACAGCTTGGTGA
- a CDS encoding glycosyltransferase family protein — MSAKPFDRALALHQSGQLDAAERLYREILQTEPLHAHALHLLGVLLLQRGRHNEALVAIDAALLGLPGHGPAHYHRAVALRGLGCADEAMRSCRHALELSPSHADAHDLLAQILRAQGQLTDALASHRQALALAPNNAHLHMNYGVALVVAGDYQEAEAAYRRALNLHPASAETHNNLGNLLRGQGVLDRAVCHYAKALEFAPDYHVAAVNKGLAHLLQGGWNEGMALFERRPAPPFARHLDPARRWRVGQPMPKRLLVYAEQGFGDSIQFARFLPGLVAQGVQVHLRVQAAVLPLMAGLGCQMDMAVDDPALPTPDHDAHAPLMSLPYLCGINPYVLPSMPSYLCPDPARGADWESRLPLAMPGRQRLGIVWAGSTGHLNDRNRSLDFERLKPLLDMPGIQWVSLQKDRLPSCGLPEGMAEIGTQLGDFADTAAALQNLDGLVTVDTATAHLAGALGLRAYVLLPFIPDWRWGLGGVTTPWYASLTLIRQPALGDWDEAINALVARLSNGPV; from the coding sequence GTGAGCGCGAAACCATTCGACCGCGCTTTAGCTTTGCATCAGTCGGGGCAGTTGGACGCGGCGGAGAGGCTGTATCGCGAGATTCTGCAGACCGAGCCGCTGCATGCCCATGCCTTGCATCTTCTGGGCGTGTTGCTGCTGCAGCGTGGGCGGCATAACGAGGCTTTGGTCGCCATTGATGCGGCCTTGTTGGGCTTGCCCGGTCATGGGCCGGCGCATTATCACCGCGCCGTCGCCTTGCGCGGCTTGGGATGTGCGGACGAGGCCATGCGCAGTTGTCGCCACGCGCTTGAATTATCTCCCAGCCATGCCGATGCCCATGATCTGCTGGCGCAGATATTGCGCGCGCAAGGCCAGTTGACGGATGCTTTGGCGTCGCATCGTCAGGCTTTGGCCTTGGCGCCAAACAATGCGCATCTGCATATGAATTACGGCGTCGCCTTGGTCGTGGCCGGAGATTATCAAGAGGCCGAGGCCGCTTATCGCAGGGCGCTGAATCTGCATCCCGCTTCGGCGGAGACTCACAACAATCTGGGCAATCTGCTGCGCGGCCAAGGCGTGTTGGACCGGGCTGTTTGCCACTATGCCAAGGCGCTGGAGTTTGCGCCCGATTATCATGTAGCGGCGGTGAATAAGGGGCTGGCGCATCTGCTGCAAGGCGGATGGAACGAGGGCATGGCTTTGTTCGAGCGCCGTCCGGCACCGCCCTTTGCCCGGCATCTTGATCCCGCGCGGCGTTGGCGCGTGGGGCAGCCCATGCCCAAGCGATTATTGGTCTATGCCGAGCAGGGCTTTGGCGACAGCATTCAATTCGCGCGCTTTCTGCCGGGGCTGGTCGCGCAAGGGGTGCAGGTGCATCTGCGCGTCCAAGCCGCTGTGTTGCCCCTGATGGCAGGTCTAGGATGCCAGATGGATATGGCGGTGGATGATCCCGCTCTGCCGACCCCCGATCATGACGCGCATGCGCCGTTGATGAGTTTGCCTTATCTGTGCGGCATCAATCCCTATGTCTTACCTTCCATGCCGTCCTATCTTTGTCCCGATCCCGCGCGTGGCGCCGACTGGGAATCTCGTTTGCCTTTGGCTATGCCAGGACGACAACGCCTGGGGATTGTCTGGGCGGGCAGCACGGGCCATTTGAACGACCGCAACCGATCCTTGGATTTTGAGCGCCTAAAGCCGCTTCTTGATATGCCGGGAATTCAATGGGTGTCCTTGCAAAAAGATCGTCTGCCTTCTTGCGGCCTGCCCGAAGGGATGGCCGAGATAGGGACACAGTTGGGCGATTTCGCCGATACGGCCGCGGCGTTGCAGAACCTGGACGGGCTGGTCACCGTGGATACGGCCACCGCCCATTTGGCCGGGGCCTTGGGGCTTCGTGCCTATGTGCTGCTGCCTTTCATTCCCGATTGGCGCTGGGGTCTTGGCGGCGTCACGACGCCTTGGTATGCCAGCTTGACCTTGATACGTCAGCCAGCCTTGGGCGATTGGGACGAGGCGATCAATGCTTTGGTCGCGCGGCTTTCGAATGGGCCTGTTTAG